In Fluviicola taffensis DSM 16823, the following are encoded in one genomic region:
- a CDS encoding LysM peptidoglycan-binding domain-containing protein, with protein sequence MKYFFFVCLIAFSNGLFAQTESKDWVYEYSNGKKYAVHIAQAGNTLWGIHTTYNVPVDDIVATNPGIEKGVKEGFRYLIPLGGADMKVLSGTIVREHVVEKGETAFSIAKKYNSSVDDLLKFNPGIDKGLKVGQVLKVVIVPTSENIPPKQADKPVVVAPSITFSDTVLVYEVKASETLYTISKRFMVPVTDLQKFNNLKSSAIKSGDVLRIPLKKENVKQVQVREVKPKEELQKIDEELIFKPKTKYTIAVLLSFGLNDKSNSALKNLATEFYMGVELAADSLERLGFDATIKVIDLPMDSVGIFKILNTSEMKNMDLIFGPLVPQSADIVGRWCGKQKIRMVCPSACNSSLLKNNPYIYASVATDMTQQEILAKYTIDKYKTAQIILVNPGNTKDQELYDAYRKRFIELSKKNGNMKLIEAKIADFTTFISKSGESVVVFPSRDKGTVINFINSLHKAAGKSNNADVTVMGTKEWAGFDDIAGYYKSKYKITWASSSDLNYSLPDTQTLLRLYRKKYRADMNKAGAHGFDVVYYFSKTLLMQEEVPSEVINSFELKTTSVGGGYENQSCFILKHEDYELVRVGVFYE encoded by the coding sequence ATGAAATACTTCTTTTTTGTTTGTTTAATTGCTTTTTCGAATGGACTATTCGCTCAAACTGAATCAAAAGATTGGGTGTATGAATATTCAAATGGAAAAAAGTATGCAGTGCATATCGCGCAAGCTGGAAATACCTTGTGGGGAATTCATACAACTTACAATGTTCCAGTTGATGATATCGTCGCAACGAATCCAGGAATTGAAAAAGGGGTAAAAGAAGGTTTTCGCTATTTAATTCCACTTGGGGGAGCTGATATGAAGGTTCTAAGTGGCACCATTGTGCGGGAACACGTGGTTGAAAAAGGAGAAACAGCCTTTTCAATCGCTAAAAAATACAATTCTTCGGTAGATGATTTATTGAAATTTAATCCAGGAATTGATAAAGGATTGAAAGTAGGACAAGTATTGAAAGTAGTGATTGTTCCAACTAGTGAGAATATCCCTCCAAAACAAGCCGATAAACCGGTTGTAGTTGCTCCATCTATTACGTTTTCGGATACCGTATTGGTATATGAAGTCAAAGCAAGTGAAACCTTGTATACGATTTCTAAACGCTTCATGGTTCCTGTAACGGATTTACAGAAATTCAACAACTTGAAATCCTCCGCTATCAAATCGGGAGATGTATTGAGAATTCCGTTGAAGAAGGAGAATGTGAAGCAAGTTCAAGTGCGTGAAGTGAAACCAAAAGAAGAACTTCAAAAGATAGATGAAGAATTGATTTTCAAACCGAAAACGAAGTATACAATTGCTGTACTTTTAAGTTTCGGGTTAAATGACAAATCGAATTCAGCATTGAAAAATTTGGCTACCGAGTTTTATATGGGAGTAGAATTAGCTGCCGATTCTTTGGAACGATTGGGGTTTGATGCAACGATTAAAGTGATTGATTTACCGATGGATTCTGTAGGGATTTTCAAAATTTTGAACACTTCAGAAATGAAGAACATGGATTTGATTTTTGGGCCACTGGTTCCTCAAAGCGCTGATATCGTTGGTAGATGGTGTGGGAAGCAAAAAATTAGAATGGTTTGTCCTTCGGCTTGTAATAGCTCCTTGCTAAAGAATAATCCGTACATCTATGCTTCGGTTGCTACAGATATGACTCAGCAAGAGATTTTGGCAAAATATACCATTGACAAGTACAAAACAGCTCAGATTATCTTAGTTAATCCAGGAAATACAAAAGATCAGGAATTGTATGATGCTTACCGGAAACGATTCATCGAACTTTCTAAGAAAAATGGAAACATGAAGCTGATTGAAGCAAAAATAGCTGATTTTACGACGTTCATCTCGAAAAGTGGTGAATCGGTTGTTGTTTTTCCATCCCGAGATAAAGGAACCGTTATCAATTTTATTAATTCACTACATAAAGCTGCTGGAAAATCGAATAATGCTGATGTTACAGTAATGGGAACAAAAGAATGGGCTGGATTTGATGACATTGCAGGGTATTACAAATCGAAATACAAAATTACTTGGGCATCTTCTAGTGATTTGAATTATTCTTTGCCTGATACGCAAACATTGTTGCGTTTGTATCGAAAGAAATACCGTGCAGATATGAACAAAGCTGGAGCTCATGGCTTTGATGTTGTTTATTATTTCTCAAAAACGCTTCTAATGCAAGAAGAAGTTCCAAGTGAAGTTATTAATTCCTTTGAGTTAAAAACTACTTCTGTTGGGGGCGGATACGAAAATCAATCGTGTTTTATCTTAAAGCATGAAGATTATGAATTAGTTCGAGTAGGAGTTTTCTATGAATAA
- the hemF gene encoding oxygen-dependent coproporphyrinogen oxidase, which yields MNKETIGQEFRALQLFICNELERIDGTAKFSEDAWDRLEGGGGKTRTIRNGSLIEKGGVAFSEVYGPVSEEMKTQLKLDGNHFYATGVSIVLHPNNPHVPIIHMNVRYFELDNGIYWFGGGIDLTPHYVIHDQAILFHKQLRTVCNKYDESFYAKFKEWADEYFSIPHRAETRGVGGIFFDHLNNHFQLNKEQLFRFCLDLGESFPFIYEEQADLGRNKLVTAAEKQWMNYRRGRYVEFNLVHDRGTKFGLFSGGRTESILMSLPPLAEWEYNYKPDVNSLEGQTLTYLSQKHTYL from the coding sequence ATGAATAAGGAAACAATAGGACAAGAATTTCGTGCATTACAACTGTTTATTTGTAATGAATTAGAACGAATTGATGGTACGGCTAAATTTTCCGAAGATGCTTGGGATCGATTAGAAGGAGGCGGCGGTAAAACTCGAACAATTCGAAATGGATCATTGATTGAGAAAGGTGGAGTTGCTTTTTCTGAAGTTTATGGACCTGTTTCTGAAGAAATGAAAACCCAGTTGAAATTGGACGGCAATCATTTTTATGCAACGGGTGTTTCCATTGTTCTTCATCCTAATAATCCACATGTTCCAATTATTCATATGAACGTTCGTTATTTTGAATTGGATAATGGAATTTATTGGTTTGGCGGAGGTATTGATTTAACGCCACATTATGTCATTCACGATCAAGCGATCTTATTTCACAAGCAACTACGAACGGTTTGTAATAAATACGATGAGTCTTTCTATGCAAAATTCAAAGAATGGGCTGATGAATATTTCTCTATTCCGCACAGAGCTGAAACTCGAGGAGTTGGAGGTATTTTCTTTGATCATTTGAACAATCATTTTCAATTGAATAAAGAACAATTGTTCCGATTCTGTTTGGATTTGGGAGAAAGTTTTCCGTTTATCTATGAAGAACAAGCTGATTTAGGTCGGAATAAATTGGTTACAGCAGCTGAAAAGCAATGGATGAATTACCGAAGAGGTCGTTACGTAGAATTCAATTTGGTGCATGATCGTGGAACCAAGTTTGGTCTTTTTTCAGGAGGTCGCACAGAATCTATATTGATGAGCTTGCCGCCTTTAGCTGAATGGGAATACAATTACAAGCCCGATGTGAACTCTTTGGAGGGTCAAACACTCACTTATTTAAGTCAAAAACACACTTATTTGTAG
- a CDS encoding proline dehydrogenase family protein, producing MNSFNNTEIAFKHKSNKDLKRAHFLFSVMASPFLVKMGKGLARFGLNVGLPIKGMIKATIFEQFCGGETIEECTSTIDSMWKNHVGTILDYSVEGKTSPEDFEKTTQEIIATIHKAKGNPGIPFAVFKITGIARFGLLELTNSGLDEISEAELEEYQGTVERVNRICQEGYDADVPVFIDAEESWIQDVIDRITHDMMLKYNHKKAIVFNTIQMYRHDRLAFLKKQASWAKGENIHYGVKLVRGAYMEKERRRALEKGYNSPIQATKETCDSDYNLALEFLLEADNFTNIALCAGSHNEYSSAFLASLITERKIEKEDKRIYFAQLLGMSDHISYTLASQGFNVAKYVPYGPVKEVIPYLFRRADENTSVKGQTGRELKLIKEEIKRRKEA from the coding sequence ATGAACTCTTTTAATAATACAGAGATTGCATTTAAACACAAGTCTAATAAAGATTTGAAACGCGCTCATTTTCTTTTTTCTGTCATGGCAAGTCCCTTTTTAGTTAAAATGGGTAAAGGCTTAGCTCGTTTCGGATTAAATGTTGGACTCCCAATTAAGGGAATGATCAAAGCAACCATCTTTGAACAATTCTGCGGAGGTGAAACCATTGAAGAATGTACTTCCACTATTGACTCTATGTGGAAAAACCATGTCGGAACCATTTTAGATTATTCTGTAGAAGGTAAAACGAGTCCTGAAGACTTCGAGAAGACAACCCAAGAAATCATTGCAACAATTCATAAAGCTAAAGGGAATCCTGGAATTCCATTCGCTGTATTTAAAATTACTGGAATTGCGCGTTTTGGATTATTGGAACTAACGAATTCAGGTTTAGATGAAATTTCTGAAGCTGAACTAGAAGAGTACCAAGGGACCGTAGAACGCGTAAATAGAATCTGTCAAGAAGGATATGATGCAGATGTTCCTGTTTTCATTGATGCAGAAGAAAGCTGGATTCAAGATGTGATTGATCGAATTACCCATGACATGATGCTGAAATACAATCATAAAAAGGCCATTGTATTCAATACGATTCAAATGTATCGTCATGATCGTTTAGCATTCCTAAAAAAACAAGCTAGTTGGGCCAAAGGTGAAAACATTCACTATGGTGTGAAACTGGTTCGTGGGGCTTATATGGAAAAGGAACGCAGGAGAGCTCTAGAAAAAGGATACAACTCCCCCATTCAAGCAACAAAAGAAACCTGTGATTCGGATTACAACTTGGCTTTAGAGTTTTTATTAGAAGCAGATAATTTCACGAACATTGCCTTATGCGCTGGTTCACACAATGAATATTCATCTGCATTTCTAGCAAGTCTAATCACCGAAAGAAAGATTGAAAAAGAGGATAAACGCATCTATTTTGCGCAATTATTAGGAATGAGTGATCACATTTCTTACACCTTAGCATCGCAAGGATTCAATGTTGCAAAATATGTTCCTTATGGCCCTGTAAAAGAAGTCATCCCTTATTTGTTTCGAAGAGCAGATGAAAACACTTCGGTGAAAGGTCAGACTGGAAGAGAATTAAAACTAATCAAAGAAGAGATAAAAAGAAGAAAGGAAGCCTAA